The nucleotide window GTTGCCGTCGGACAAAACCTTGAGAATACGCCACTGTTCGACAGGTACGCCTTCCTTGCTCAGGCGCATCTCCAACTGCCGGTTGATCTCCCGGTTGGCTTGCGCGAGCAAATAAGCGAGGTGTTCGGTGATGGGGGAATTGTCTTTCGGCGGTTTGGCCACGGCTTGAGACTTTGTCTTGACCCAAATGAGTGAATGGCTGGCAATCGATGCCGTTTCTATATGCACTTCAATTGTTGAATATTCAATATTTTCAAATAGGATATTTCCCCAACTAGGAAGGGCGGATGCCGCGGCCGCCCGCTGGATGCGTTTTGGTCTGGTGCCAGACAGGAGTTGGCGTGCGCTCGACGGTAAACTTCCCGGCTGCCGGCGGTTCCGCGTTTCCGCCCTCGCTGCTGTTTCGAAACCTGTCGTCGGCGACGGATGATCTCGACCTGTCCACGATCAAGCCCGGATCGTCGAGACGCCGAGGCGCCCACAGCAAGCTGCGGGTCGGCAATTTTCTCACCTTCTCGGGGTCGCCCGGAATCTGGGGCCCGAGCGCCACCAATAGCGTCCTGCTGGCGATCTCCGAGATTAATAAACGCGGCGGCATTCTCGGACGCGAGATTGAATTGTCGGTCTACGATTCCGGCGGGGCAATCGAGGAGGTAGTGCGTCGCGCCGAACGCGCTCTCGCGTTCGACGAAGTCGACCTGATTATGGGCTCGCACATCAGCGCGGTCCGCGTCGCACTGCGCAAGGTCACCCGCAACCGCATTCCCTATATCTACACCCCCGTCTATGAGGGTGGCGAGCGCACGCCAGGCGTGATGGCGATCGGCGAGACGCCGCGTTGGCAGAGCCGGCCGTCGATCCATTGGCTGTCCGACTTCAAGAAGGCGTCACGCTGGTATCTGATCGGCAGCGATTATGTGTGGCCATGGCAGTCGCATCGCGCGGTCAAGCGATACATCGCCGAAGCGGGCGGGCAGGTCGTCGGCGAGGAGTTCGTCCCCGTCGGGGAAGACAATCACGAGGCGCATCTGGCGCGCATTCGTGCCGCGAGGCCCGACGTCGTGCTGATCTCGCTCATCGGAACGGACAGCATTACGTTCAATCGCGCCTTCGCCGAATGCGGCCTCGCCGCCACCACGCTGCGCTTCGCCGGCGCGATGGACGAGACCGTTCTGCTCGGGATCGGGGCCGAGAATACCGAGAACCTGTTCTGCGCATCCGGCTATTTCACTTGCGTCGGCTCGCGCGCCAATGACGAATTCCTCTCTCGCTATCGGGCGATGTTCGGTCCGCACGCGCCACCGATCGGATCCGTCAGCCAATCCAACTATGAGGGGTTGCGCTTCCTCGAAGCGGCAGCCAACCGAGCCGGCTCGTTGTCGATGGGGCCGTTGCTCGCGGCGGCGCGCAACGTGATCTATGCGGGCGCCCGCGGCCCCATTACCATTCGCGGCGGCCGTGCCGAGATGCCGATGTATCTTGCCGAGGCCAATGGCCTCGACTTCAAGGTGATCAAGACGATCTAGAAAAGCGATGCCCGGATCAAGGGTCGAAATCCGAAATAATGCTTGAAAAGGAAAATATTTCCGTTTTGAATACAATAGTGGAGCCAACGGCCCGTCGCAGGCGGGCCGGGCACCGCGCCGGGAACCCAAAGCTTCAGGAGAGCGTCGTGTCAGTCGTCCTACCAACCCCAACGCAACTTCGTGCGGTCGCCGAGCAGTGCGGCCTTTCGCTGACCGAGGAAGACGTCGCATCGTTTCGCGGCCTGATGCAGGGCTCGATCGACGCCTACAATCTCGTTGCCGCAATGCCGGACGAGGTGCCGCCGGTGAGATATCCGCGCACCCCCGGCTATCGGCCTGCGCCGGAAGAGAACCCGCGCAACGCCTGGTATCGCAAGTCGACGGTGAAGGGCGCCAGTTCCGGCAAACTCAAGGGCAAGACGGTCGCGCTAAAGGACAACATTATGTTGGCCGGCGTGCCCATGATGAACGGATCGGCCACGCTGGAAGGCTACGTGCCCGACTTCGATGCCACTATCGTCACGCGGATGCTGGACGCGGGCGCCGAAATCGCCGGCAAGGTTCACTGCGAATCCTTCTGCATGTCCGGCGGCAGCCACACCAACGCGGTGGGACCCGTGCACAATCCGCACAAGATGGGCTATTCGGCCGGCGGTTCGTCGTCGGGCAGCGGCGTCGTCGTTGCGCTTGGCGAGGTCGACATGGCGATCGGCGGTGACCAGGGCGGTTCGATCCGGATGCCGTCCTCGTTCTGCGGCACATACGGGATGAAGCCGACCTGGGGATTGGTTCCGTACACCGGTATCATGCCGATCGAAATTTTCGTCGACCATACCGGGCCGATGACGGCAACGGTGGCCGACAACGCGTTGTTGCTGGAGGTGATCGCCGGCGACGACGGTTACGATCCGCGCATCAAGGCGCCGAAGGTCGAGGAGTATACCAAGGCACTCGGCGGCGGCGCTAAAGGGATGAGGATCGGCATACTCAAAGAGGGCTTCGAGCAGCCAATGGCGGAGGCTGCGGTGAACGAGAGCGTGCGCGAAGCGGCCAAGCGCTTCCGCGATCTCGGTGCCTCGGTCGAGACGGTCTCGATCCCGATGCATTTGACCGGCCCTGCAATCTGGACGCCGATCGGTACCGAAGGCATGACGCAGACCATGATGTATGGCGACGGCTACGGGCTGAGCCGTGGCGATCTCTATTCGACGTCGCTGATGGATTTCCATCGCGGCTGGCGCCGGCAGGCGGACTCACTCTCGGAAACCACCAAGCTGTTCCTGCTGCTCGGCACCTACATCAACAACAATTTCGGCCCGCGCTACTATGGCAAGGCGCTCAATATCTCCAGGCGGCTGACCGCTGCCTACGACAAGGCCTTCAAGGACTACGATCTGCTGCTGCTGCCGACGACGCCGATGAAGGCGACGCCGCTGCCGCCGGCCAATGCCAGCCGCGAGGACTACGTGGCGCGGGCGCTCGAGATGATTGCCAACACCGCACCGTTCGACATCACGCATCATCCGGCGATGTCACTGCCCTGCGGTATGGTCGACGGCCTGCCCGTCGGGCTGATGCTGGTCGGCCGGATGTTCGAGGAATCGACGATCTATCGCGCGGCGCACGCTTTCGAGCAGATCGGCGACTGGAAGAAGATGTGAGGGGGGTCGTCGTTACAGGCAGGCTGGACATAGGACATGGCTAGCACCTTCGTTGCGGCGTTCGAGATCCTGAGTTTTGGCGCGATCATCGTGCTGGTCGTGCTCGGGCTCGGGATCATCGCCAGCATGATGGGGATTTTCAATTTCGCGCAGGGCGAGTTCGTCCTGCTCGGCGCTTATGTCACCTATCTGGCGTATAGCAGCGGGATTCCGATCTGGGTCGGCATGGCGGTCGCGCCATTCATCGTCGGCGGCCTCGGCTTCGTGCTGGAGGCGCTGATCATTCGGCGCTTCTACGCCGCGCCCATCGTGGCAATGCTGGGCACCTACGCGCTCGGCCTGATCGTCCGTGAGAGCGTGCGCGGCCTGATCGGCGGCTTCTACCTGACGGTACCGGAGCCGATCGGCGGATCGATCGACATCGGCACGATGCACATCTCGGCGTGGCGCTTCACGATCATCGTCATCACGCTGCTGGTGATGGCGGGCTGCTATCTGTTGCTGTCGCGGACCAGCTTCGGCCTCCGCGTGCGCGCCACGCTGGAAAATCCCGCGCTGGCGCGGGCGTCGGGAATTTCCACGCCCCTGATCTATGGCGCCACCTTTGCCTTCGGAGCCGCGCTGGCGGGGCTGGCCGGTGCGCTGATCGTGCCCGTGTTCAGCCTGTTCGCCGACCTCGGCATACGCTTCCTGATCCAGGGTTTTGTCGCGGTCATGGTCGGCGGTGTCGGATCATTTATCGGGCCGGTTGCCGGAGCGGGCGTGATCGGAACGCTCAGCGCCGCGCTGCCCTGGGTCATGGCGCCCGTGGTCGCCGACGTTCTCGTCTTCGTACTTGCCATCGTCTTCATCAAATTCCGGCCGCAAGGCCTCATCGCTGGAAAAGGGGTTTAGTCACATGTTTGCCGATCGCTTTGATTTGACGCGCCGTCGTTTCCTCAGCGGCTTTGCTTTCACGACCGGCGCGATTGCGACCGGGGTCGGTAGCTGGGTGGTCAGGCCTGACTGGGCCAATGCCGCCGAAGGTCCGATCAAGGTCGGCATCGCGACCGACCTGACTGGCCCGATCGCCTATGCCGGCAATGCCGACGCCAATGTCGCCAAGATGGTCATCAAGCAGATCAACGCTGCCGGCGGCCTGCTCGGCCGGCCGCTCGAGCTCTATATCGAGGACACCGCCTCCAACGAATCGGTTGCCGTCGGCAACGTTCGCAAGCTGATCCAGCGCGACAAGGTCGACATGGTGCTCGGCGGCATTACGTCTTCGATGCGCAACGCGATCAAGGATCCGATCGTGGCGCGCGGCAAGACGCTCTACATCTATCCGCAGCTTTACGAGGGCAAGGAATGCACGCCCAATCTGTTCTGCACCGGCCCGACCCCGGCGCAGCAATGCGACGAGTTCATTCCCTGGCTGATCAAGAACGGCGGCAAGAAGTTCGCGCTGCCGAGCGCCAATTATGTCTGGCCGCACACGCTCAACGTCTATGCCCGCAAGGTGATCGAATCCAGCGGTGGCGAGGTCGTGTTCGAGGAATACTACCCGCTCGACCAGGTCGACTTCTCAGCCACCGTCAACCGCATCATCTCGAACAAGGTGGACGTGGTCTTCAATACCGTGATCCCGCCGGGCGTCGGCCCGTTCTTCAAGCAGCTCTACGAGGCCGGCTTCCTGAAGAATGGTGGGCGGCTTGCCTGCGTGTACTATGATGAGAATACGCTCAACATCAATCAGGCCAACGAGATCGAAGGGCTTGCGAGCTGTCTCGACTACTTCAAGGCGCTGACCAAGGACGATCCGGTCAGCGCCAAGATTCAGGCGGCCTACGAGAAGGATTTCCCCGGCAACTTCCTGTTCGCGGCCGGCAGCGCGGCGACCGGCACCTATCGCGGGCTGAAGCTCTGGGAAGCGGCGGTCAAGGAAGCCGGCAAGATTGACCGCGATTCGGTGGCCGCGGCGCTCGATCATGCCAAGATAGCTGAAGGCCCGGGCGGCCCGGCGGAGATGGTGCCGGGCAAGCGGCACTGCAAGATGAAGATGTATACCGCTGTTGCCAAAGGCGGGAACTATGAGATCGTGGGCCGCAGCGATGGTCTCGTCGATCCCAAGGAATGCTGAGTGATCGATGGGCACGGTAAAGCAGGCCCTTCGCATGAAGCTGAGCGAAGAGCCGGAAGTTTCGATGGCTGAGAGCCGACCTGATGGAGCATCGCCGGCGCGCCGCGCCGCGGGGCTGAAAGTGCTGCCGGTCGTCGAAGGGCTGGTGCTGATTGCAGCGCTGATCCTGCCTCTGTTCTTGCAGGACTACCTCACGGTGTTCGCCACCCGTGTCATCATCCTCGCCCTGTTCGCGCTCTCGTTCGATCTGGTGTGGGGATATGCCGGCATCATGAGCTTCGGTCAGGCCCTGTTCTTCGGCTCGGCCGGCTATGGCGTTGCATTGATGGCGCGCGACCTCGGCATAACCTCGATCTTTCTGGTGCTGCCGGCGGGCACGCTGATCGGGCTCACCACCTCGCTGCTGCTCGGCGGCTTTCTGCTGCTCGGCCGGCATCCCTCCAGCGTGATCTTCGTTGCGCTCGGCACCTTGACCGGATCCTATGCCGCCGATCGTCTGGCGCGGGGCTGGTACTATCTCGGTGGACAGAACGGCATTCCCTCGATCCCGCCAATGTCGTTCGGCAGCTACGACATTACCGAGGGGCCGGTCTATTACTATTTCGCGCTCGGCATTCTTGCCGTCGTCTATCTGCTGTGCCGCTTCCTGGTGCGCTCGCAGTTCGGCCTGGCACTGGCGGGGCTTCGCGAGAACGAGCAGCGCATCGCCTTCTTCGGATACAAGGCGCAGCACCTGAAGGCGATTGTTTTCGCCGTCGGCGGCACCATTGCAGGCCTTGCAGGTAGTCTCTACGCGTTTCACGAGGGGTTCGTCTGGCCCAATATGGTCGGCGTGGTGATCTCGACGCAGGTCGTGCTTTACGTTTTATTCGGCGGATCGGGCACATTGATCGGCGCGGTTATCGGCGCCGTTATCATCGAGGGCGTCAGCTTCTGGCTATCGGACAATTATCGCGAGATCTGGCCGATTCTTCTCGGCGTGTTGCTGCTGCTGGTGATCCTGTTCCGCCCGCTCGGGCTGATCAGCTTCGTGCTCGGCGAACGCGAGCGCGTCGGCAGTTTCGGGATGGCACGCAAGGAGAAGCGCAATGCCGCTCCTTGAGGCGACCGGTATCGTCAAGGTGTTTGGCAAGCTCACCGCGCTCGACGGTGCAGCGCTGACGATAGGCGAGAACGAGTTTCACGGCCTGATCGGTCCGAACGGCTCGGGAAAAAGCACCCTGATGAAGTGCGTTGCGGGCGCCGAGATGCCGACCCAAGGCAAGGTCAGCTTCGTCAACCGCGATATCACCCTGTTGTCGCCGACCGAGCGCGCCCGCGCTGGCATGAGCCTGAAATTCCAGATCACCAGCGTGCTGCCGACGCTGACGCTGTACGACAACATCCTGCTGGCGCTGCAGGCGCAATCGTCGCTGTTCGATCTGGTGTTCTCGCGCACGCGCGGCGTGCTGCACGATCAGGTAATGATGATGCTGAGCCAGTTTCGCCTCGCCGATCGCGCGCATGATGCCGCCGCGGCGCTGTCGCACGGGCAGCAGCAATGGCTGGAAATCGCCATGGCGCTTGCCGGCAAGCCGCGTCTCTTGCTGCTGGACGAGCCAACCGGCGGCATGAGCCTGGAGGAGCGCCGCGTCACCGGCGAGCTCCTGCAGCCGATCAAGCAGCATTGCTCGCTCGTGATCGTCGAACATGACCTGGATTTCATCCGCGATATCTGCGACCGCCTGACCGTGCTCGACCAGGGTCGCGTGCTCGCCTCCGGAACGGTCGCCGAGATCCAGGCCAACAAGAGCGTCCAGGAGATTTATCTGCGCCGTGCCTGAACAGACATTCCTCGACATACGGCATCTCGAAGCCGGTTATGGCCGCAGCCAGGTCCTGTTCGATGTCAATATCGGCGTACCCTGGCGCGGCGGCGTCGCGGTGCTTGGCCGCAACGGCGCCGGCAAGACCACACTGATGAAGACGATCGTTGGCGAGCTTGCGAGTTCGAAAGGCGAATTGTTTTTCGACGGCCGTGACATCACCCGGCGCCGGACCGAGGAGCGGGTCCGCTCGGGCATCGGCTACGTGCCACAGGAGCATTCGGTGTTCGCCCGCCTCTCGGTGCGCGACAATCTCGCAGTCGGCTCGCTGTTCAATCCTGATCCGGCGGCGGTCGATCGGGTCCTGACCATCTTCCCGAAGCTCGGGCAGCGGCTCGACCAGCCCGCGGGCACGCTGTCGGGCGGCGAGCGCAAAATGCTGGCGATCGGGCGCGCGATGCTAGGCAATCCTAAATTGCTGCTGCTGGACGAGCCGACCGAAGGCGTATGGGTCGGTGTGATCGAGGAGATCACCGAGCGGCTGATTGAGTTGGCCAGGCAGATCGCCGTCGTCATCGTCGAGCAGCATCTCGACCTCGCGTTGCGCGTCGCCGACCACGCTTATGTGCTCGATCGTGGCCGGGTGGCGCTGCAAGGGCCGGCAGGCGAGGTGCGGAGCGATCCGGAACTGTTGCGGTATCTCGCGCCGTAGCGCACGCGCAACGTACACCTGCATCGACGGTTGATTCGGTTGGGAAAGCGCCGCGTTTCTTTACTTCACCGCCCCGAAGCGGCTGTCGAACGAGTTCGACGACACGATCGGTGCGGAGCCTGCGACCTGGTTATCCTTGGCGGCGGGTGCCGGGGTATCTGACACTGATGGCTTCAGCGGCGGGCGGCTGGCGGCGGCGTGTTTGACGTCGGGCTTCGCTGCCGTCGTCTTCGGCGCAGCCGCTTCCGGACGCGGCTGCTGCTTGGTCTCGGTCGCCCTCGGCTTGGACGGCGGCGTGCTGGCGGTGGCGTCGGCTGCGCCGCCGAGGCCGACCTTGCGGGCGAGGTTGGAGAAGAATCCGTCGTTCTGCGCTGTCGGCGCCGCATTGGCGACCCGCGTCGAAGCTGCGTCGGGCGCGGGAGCAGATGCGGCAGCCGGCGCTGCGGCCAGTTTCGGCCGCTCGGGCGGGCCCATCAGCAGGTTTTCGGACGGAGCTTTCGGCGGATTGACGTGGGAGGGAACGGTGCCTGGCGCACGCGCCATCAGCGACAGGCTCGAGCCGTCGCCGGGCTCCGAAAGCCCGGTACTGCCCTCGGGCACGCGGGCGGCGAACACCTTGTGCATGCCGCCGTCGATACCGGTGTTGATCCGCGCCACCGGCGTTCCCTTTGCGATCAGCCGCGCGGTTTCGGCAATATCGGTGGCCTGCTTTTCGCGCACGGCATCGGCGATTTCATCCGATATCGCATAGGCGGGACACTTGGAGGATGCCTCGAACACCGGGTCCTTGGTGGCGCCCGGCGGCTTGACCGCGTCGAACACATACTTCTTTTCGCAGAAATCGACCTTCGGCTCCTGCCGCGTCACTTCGAAATGATCATTGCCTTCCTTGATCATTTTCCAGAACGGCATATGCGGGTTGTTGCGATGCTTGGCCATGTTGGCCGGCGTCATCTTGAACGGATAGGCCTGCAACTGGAACGACTTCTGGCCGCCGAAGAAGGATTCGCGGCCCAGCGAATAGATTTCCGCGATCTGCTCGTCGGTCATCGCGTAGCAGCCGCGCGAGGAGCAGTCGCCATGCACCATCAACTGCGAGCCGGTGCGTCCCAATGCTTTGTCGAACGCATTGGGATAGCCGGTGTTGAAGGAGAGGTAATAGGCCGACTGCGGGTTCATCTGCGCCGGTGAGATCGAGTAGAAGCCTTCCGGCGCCTGGCGGTCGCCTTCGCGAACCTTGGGGCCGAGATCGCCCGACCAGCGGCAGATCGGATAGGTCTTCAACAGCGCGAAACGGCCGGAGCGGTCCTGCTTCCAGATCTCCAGTTCGGCTTCCTGCTTGAACAGCCGGACCAGGATCGGGGACTGCAGGTCCATGTCCTTGGCCGTCATGTCGGCGATCAGTTTTGGCGGGACTGGCTGGTTGGCCTTGGCGTTGTTGGCCAGCGAGATGCCGTCACTGTTGCAGCCGGCCATCAACACGCCTGCGCCCACGAGGACAGCCGACGTGACGAGCGCGCGAACCAGCGAGCGGTTAATCAAAGGCTAAGCTCCACACCCACCGGGCATTCTCGCACCCCAAATCACAGCGACATGCCCTGAAGCCGTTGTCTAAAATATTATCCATTGCCCCCCTGCGCCGCAACCCGAACGGGGCCGTCCAGCGGCTGCGGCAGCAGGCATGGTCAACAGAAACTAAAGACCGGGCTCGGGGCCTAATTGCGGCCGAATCATGCGCGCTGGCGAAAATAGTGGCCGTTTAGAGGTCGTTAATCATTGGGCGAGTAGGCCCGGGGCGATCTTACCGAGGCGGCGTAGATACGGACGAAGCGATCAGCCGAGCTTGCGGCCGATATCGAGGAATTTCTGCCGCCGATGCCGGCGAACAGCATCCGCGTCGAGATTGCGGAGATCATTGAAGGCCTCCGCAATGGCATCGCCGGTGGCCGCGATCATGGCGGTCGGATCGCGATGGGCGCCGCCGGCGGGTTCTTTCAGGATTTGGTCGATCACGCCGAATCGCAGCATGTCCTGCGCGGTGATTTTCATGCTGGTGGCGGCTTCCTGCGCCTTGGTGCCGTCGCGCCACAGGATCGAGGAAGCCGCTTCCGGCGAGATCACGCTGTAGATAGCGTGTTCGAACATCAAAACCTTGTTCGTGGTGGTGATGGCGATCGCGCCGCCCGACATGCCTTCGCCGGTGATGATCGCGACATTGGGAACGCCGAGGGACAGGCAGGCGTCGGTGGAGCGCGCGA belongs to Bradyrhizobium icense and includes:
- a CDS encoding substrate-binding domain-containing protein; this translates as MRSTVNFPAAGGSAFPPSLLFRNLSSATDDLDLSTIKPGSSRRRGAHSKLRVGNFLTFSGSPGIWGPSATNSVLLAISEINKRGGILGREIELSVYDSGGAIEEVVRRAERALAFDEVDLIMGSHISAVRVALRKVTRNRIPYIYTPVYEGGERTPGVMAIGETPRWQSRPSIHWLSDFKKASRWYLIGSDYVWPWQSHRAVKRYIAEAGGQVVGEEFVPVGEDNHEAHLARIRAARPDVVLISLIGTDSITFNRAFAECGLAATTLRFAGAMDETVLLGIGAENTENLFCASGYFTCVGSRANDEFLSRYRAMFGPHAPPIGSVSQSNYEGLRFLEAAANRAGSLSMGPLLAAARNVIYAGARGPITIRGGRAEMPMYLAEANGLDFKVIKTI
- a CDS encoding amidase yields the protein MSVVLPTPTQLRAVAEQCGLSLTEEDVASFRGLMQGSIDAYNLVAAMPDEVPPVRYPRTPGYRPAPEENPRNAWYRKSTVKGASSGKLKGKTVALKDNIMLAGVPMMNGSATLEGYVPDFDATIVTRMLDAGAEIAGKVHCESFCMSGGSHTNAVGPVHNPHKMGYSAGGSSSGSGVVVALGEVDMAIGGDQGGSIRMPSSFCGTYGMKPTWGLVPYTGIMPIEIFVDHTGPMTATVADNALLLEVIAGDDGYDPRIKAPKVEEYTKALGGGAKGMRIGILKEGFEQPMAEAAVNESVREAAKRFRDLGASVETVSIPMHLTGPAIWTPIGTEGMTQTMMYGDGYGLSRGDLYSTSLMDFHRGWRRQADSLSETTKLFLLLGTYINNNFGPRYYGKALNISRRLTAAYDKAFKDYDLLLLPTTPMKATPLPPANASREDYVARALEMIANTAPFDITHHPAMSLPCGMVDGLPVGLMLVGRMFEESTIYRAAHAFEQIGDWKKM
- a CDS encoding branched-chain amino acid ABC transporter permease, encoding MASTFVAAFEILSFGAIIVLVVLGLGIIASMMGIFNFAQGEFVLLGAYVTYLAYSSGIPIWVGMAVAPFIVGGLGFVLEALIIRRFYAAPIVAMLGTYALGLIVRESVRGLIGGFYLTVPEPIGGSIDIGTMHISAWRFTIIVITLLVMAGCYLLLSRTSFGLRVRATLENPALARASGISTPLIYGATFAFGAALAGLAGALIVPVFSLFADLGIRFLIQGFVAVMVGGVGSFIGPVAGAGVIGTLSAALPWVMAPVVADVLVFVLAIVFIKFRPQGLIAGKGV
- a CDS encoding substrate-binding protein, producing MFADRFDLTRRRFLSGFAFTTGAIATGVGSWVVRPDWANAAEGPIKVGIATDLTGPIAYAGNADANVAKMVIKQINAAGGLLGRPLELYIEDTASNESVAVGNVRKLIQRDKVDMVLGGITSSMRNAIKDPIVARGKTLYIYPQLYEGKECTPNLFCTGPTPAQQCDEFIPWLIKNGGKKFALPSANYVWPHTLNVYARKVIESSGGEVVFEEYYPLDQVDFSATVNRIISNKVDVVFNTVIPPGVGPFFKQLYEAGFLKNGGRLACVYYDENTLNINQANEIEGLASCLDYFKALTKDDPVSAKIQAAYEKDFPGNFLFAAGSAATGTYRGLKLWEAAVKEAGKIDRDSVAAALDHAKIAEGPGGPAEMVPGKRHCKMKMYTAVAKGGNYEIVGRSDGLVDPKEC
- a CDS encoding branched-chain amino acid ABC transporter permease, with translation MAESRPDGASPARRAAGLKVLPVVEGLVLIAALILPLFLQDYLTVFATRVIILALFALSFDLVWGYAGIMSFGQALFFGSAGYGVALMARDLGITSIFLVLPAGTLIGLTTSLLLGGFLLLGRHPSSVIFVALGTLTGSYAADRLARGWYYLGGQNGIPSIPPMSFGSYDITEGPVYYYFALGILAVVYLLCRFLVRSQFGLALAGLRENEQRIAFFGYKAQHLKAIVFAVGGTIAGLAGSLYAFHEGFVWPNMVGVVISTQVVLYVLFGGSGTLIGAVIGAVIIEGVSFWLSDNYREIWPILLGVLLLLVILFRPLGLISFVLGERERVGSFGMARKEKRNAAP
- a CDS encoding ABC transporter ATP-binding protein; translation: MPLLEATGIVKVFGKLTALDGAALTIGENEFHGLIGPNGSGKSTLMKCVAGAEMPTQGKVSFVNRDITLLSPTERARAGMSLKFQITSVLPTLTLYDNILLALQAQSSLFDLVFSRTRGVLHDQVMMMLSQFRLADRAHDAAAALSHGQQQWLEIAMALAGKPRLLLLDEPTGGMSLEERRVTGELLQPIKQHCSLVIVEHDLDFIRDICDRLTVLDQGRVLASGTVAEIQANKSVQEIYLRRA
- a CDS encoding ABC transporter ATP-binding protein, which encodes MPEQTFLDIRHLEAGYGRSQVLFDVNIGVPWRGGVAVLGRNGAGKTTLMKTIVGELASSKGELFFDGRDITRRRTEERVRSGIGYVPQEHSVFARLSVRDNLAVGSLFNPDPAAVDRVLTIFPKLGQRLDQPAGTLSGGERKMLAIGRAMLGNPKLLLLDEPTEGVWVGVIEEITERLIELARQIAVVIVEQHLDLALRVADHAYVLDRGRVALQGPAGEVRSDPELLRYLAP
- a CDS encoding L,D-transpeptidase family protein — encoded protein: MINRSLVRALVTSAVLVGAGVLMAGCNSDGISLANNAKANQPVPPKLIADMTAKDMDLQSPILVRLFKQEAELEIWKQDRSGRFALLKTYPICRWSGDLGPKVREGDRQAPEGFYSISPAQMNPQSAYYLSFNTGYPNAFDKALGRTGSQLMVHGDCSSRGCYAMTDEQIAEIYSLGRESFFGGQKSFQLQAYPFKMTPANMAKHRNNPHMPFWKMIKEGNDHFEVTRQEPKVDFCEKKYVFDAVKPPGATKDPVFEASSKCPAYAISDEIADAVREKQATDIAETARLIAKGTPVARINTGIDGGMHKVFAARVPEGSTGLSEPGDGSSLSLMARAPGTVPSHVNPPKAPSENLLMGPPERPKLAAAPAAASAPAPDAASTRVANAAPTAQNDGFFSNLARKVGLGGAADATASTPPSKPRATETKQQPRPEAAAPKTTAAKPDVKHAAASRPPLKPSVSDTPAPAAKDNQVAGSAPIVSSNSFDSRFGAVK